In Juglans microcarpa x Juglans regia isolate MS1-56 chromosome 4S, Jm3101_v1.0, whole genome shotgun sequence, a single window of DNA contains:
- the LOC121263799 gene encoding uncharacterized protein LOC121263799, whose protein sequence is MAKTPMSLTAILTLFLLLSTLAASSPTTTTDDAQSAYKALQDFNFPVGLLPKGALGYELDRSNGKFSAFLNGSCSFSLEGSYDLKYKSTISGYISENRLTNLSGISVKVLFFWLNIVEVVRDGDQLKFSVGIASASFPIDSFYDSPQCGCGFDCDNGQVRKFKFNPFVSSM, encoded by the coding sequence ATGGCGAAAACCCCAATGTCTCTCACGGCAATTCTCACCCTTTTCCTTCTCCTATCAACACTCGCCGCATCATCCCCCACAACCACCACCGACGATGCGCAGTCCGCGTACAAGGCCCTCCAAGACTTCAACTTCCCCGTTGGTCTGCTCCCCAAAGGTGCCTTGGGCTACGAGCTGGACCGATCCAACGGCAAATTCAGCGCATTTCTGAACGGTTCTTGCAGTTTCTCCCTCGAGGGCTCATACGACTTGAAATACAAGTCCACCATTAGCGGCTACATCTCCGAGAACAGGCTCACCAACTTGAGCGGTATCAGCGTCAAGGTCTTGTTCTTTTGGCTGAATATCGTGGAGGTGGTTAGGGACGGGGACCAGCTCAAGTTCTCTGTGGGTATTGCATCGGCTTCTTTTCCTATCGATAGTTTCTATGATTCCCCGCAGTGTGGGTGTGGATTCGATTGCGATAATGGCCAAGTAAggaaatttaaattcaatccttTTGTATCTTCTATGTAA